A stretch of Zymoseptoria tritici IPO323 chromosome 1, whole genome shotgun sequence DNA encodes these proteins:
- a CDS encoding phenylalanine--tRNA ligase subunit alpha translates to MPGTRGPVPVPMNQTNGSNGEGRDLTLDILHQLESTDPFKTEDVYPQKSQAELKAALDRLASRAMVEYDTNDTEQVILTGEGQQICDEGSHEYKVWEAVKKAGRLGLKDPALSTASAKIGQGNAFKQQWVKKDGDALIPLKDTVVDATRETLQYVHEYHTVPDQRQLKDFQKRKLVTTQKIITYEVRKGPKWGLEIPVEVTDLTADMLEDGTWKSAAFKPYNFSALGAQQNAGTLHPLNKVREEFRKIFFNWDFIEMPTGRFVDTGFWNFDALFVPQQHPARDMQDTFYVSDPAEAGPPGPDPLADAALSKMEAESQLFSSNKDDTPSTSKLDYEQYYADIKAVHQDGKFGSVGYRYPYTDSETRKLVLRTHTTAVSTYCLHRLAANPRPARYFSIDRVFRNETVDATHLAEFHQIEGVIADYGLTLGGLQAFLGKFFEQLGITNLRFKPAYNPYTEPSMEVFGFHRGLDKWVEIGNSGMFRPEMLLPMGLPADLRVYGFGLSLERPTMIKYGVSNIRELLGHKVDLGFIENNAAVRLDKD, encoded by the exons ATGCCTGGCACACGGGGCCCAGTGCCGGTGCCAATGAATCAGACCAATGGCTCCAATGGCGAAGGCAGAGACCTCACATTAGACATTCTTCACCAACTCGAATCCACCGACCCGTTCAAGACTGAGGATGTGTACCCTCAAAAAAGCCAAGCTGAGCTAAAGGCAGCATTGGATCGACTGGCAAGCAGAGCTATGGTGGAATACGACACAAATGACACGGAGCAAGTCATCCTGACGGGAGAAGGCCAGCAAATATGCGACGAGGGGAGTCATGAATACAAGGTGTGGGAAGCGGTCAAGAAGGCTGGCCGGCTTGGGTTGAAGGATCCGGCATTGTCCACGGCTTCTGCGAAGATCGGCCAGGGCAATGCCTTCAAGCAGCAATGGGTGAAGAAGGACGGTGATGCTCTGATACCCTTAAAGGATACCGTGGTGGATGCGACACGCGAGACACTCCAATATGTGCACGAGTACCACACTGTGCCAGACCAAAGGCAATTGAAGGACTTTCAAAAGCGGAAACTCGTAACCACCCAGAAGATCATCACGTACGAAGTGCGAAAAGGTCCGAAATGGGGTCTGGAGATTCCGGTCGAGGTGACTGATCTCACTGCGGACATGCTGGAGGATGGTACATGGAAGTCCGCCGCTTTTAAGCCGTACAACTTCAGTGCCCTTGGTGCTCAGCAAAACGCCGGTACACTGCATCCGTTGAACAAGGTCCGAGAAGAGTTCCGCAAGATCTTCTTCAACTGGGACTTCATCGAGATGCCCACGGGGAG ATTCGTTGATACCGGCTTCTGGAATTTCGATGCTCTTTTTGTGCCCCAACAGCATCCCGCCCGCGACATGCAAGACACTTTCTACGTCTCTGATCCTGCCGAGGCTGGTCCACCAGGTCCAGACCCGCTGGCAGACGCTGCCCTTTCGAAGATGGAAGCCGAAAGCCAACTCTTCTCCTCGAACAAAGACGACACACCCTCCACCAGCAAACTTGACTACGAGCAATACTACGCCGACATCAAAGCCGTGCATCAAGACGGCAAGTTCGGCTCCGTCGGCTACCGCTACCCCTACACCGACTCAGAAACCCGCAAACTCGTCCTCCGCACCCACACCACCGCCGTCTCAACCTActgcctccaccgcctggcCGCCAATCCCCGACCCGCCCGCTACTTCTCTATCGACCGCGTCTTCCGCAACGAGACCGTCGACGCCACACATCTCGCAGAATTCCACCAAATCGAAGGTGTCATCGCCGACTACGGCCTCACACTCGGTGGCCTGCAAGCTTTCCTGGGCAAGTTCTTCGAGCAGCTCGGCATCACGAATCTCCGCTTCAAGCCCGCTTACAACCCGTACACCGAGCCGAGTATGGAGGTTTTCGGCTTCCATCGCGGGCTGGACAAGTGGGTGGAGATCGGTAACAGTGGTATGTTCCGGCCGGAAATGTTACTGCCAATGGGTCTGCCGGCGGATCTGAGAGTGTATGGATTTGGATTGAGTTTGGAGCGGCCCACGATGATTAAGTACGGTGTGAGCAATATTCGGGAACTGCTGGGGCATAAGGTGGATCTGGGCTTCATTGAGAACAATGCGGCGGTGCGGTTGGACAAGGATTAG
- a CDS encoding peptidase M28 (Peptidase M28 (Pfam: PF04389) with predicted signal peptide. Also has a C-terminal transferrin receptor-like dimerisation region (Pfam: PF04253). Similarity to known mammalian folate hydrolase enzymes.), which translates to MPSEQTPLIQSVPVEERRERYPNTRVRRICTIALTSALSIAAIVFVGFAIAGKTVFPIGDDSKSPNHGGQVPHSGWPESEGIDYEDLKKTLLDTPDGERAREWNQYYSSGPHLAGKNLSQAEWTRDKWVEFGVHHAEVVSYDVYINYPLDHRLALLKDGKVEFEATLEEDVLEEDPTTNLTDRVPTFHGYSASGDVTAPYVFANYGTYQDYEDLVDAGIDIKGKIILVKYGGIFRGLKVKRASELGAIGVIIYDDPGEDGEITEEKGLKPYPDGPARNPSSVQRGSVEYLSVAPGDPTTIGYPSKPGTPRQSTDGKIPDIPSLPISYAEALPLLKALNGHGPKASSFNKYWHKGGLGYKGVEYNIGPTPDSITINMMNKQEYVTTPLWNAIGVINGTVSDEVIVIGNHRDAWIAGGAGDPNSGSAALNEVIRSFGVALKAGWKPHRTIVFASWDGEEYGLIGSTEWVEEYLPWLSASTIAYINVDVGARGPHFATAAAPVLNKAIYEVTSQVQSPNQTVEGQTVRDTWNGHIDTMGSGSDFTAFQDFAGIPSIDVGFASSRSDPVYHYHSNYDSFHWMDKYGDPGFQYHMTMAKIIALLAAKLVEEPVVQFNATDYALGLNKYLSSLEKSISTTSMSKSPLRKLEKSIDAFLKTSIAFDAHAAKLSSQLRSHSSSARRKHKLYRKVRALNTKYKLLERQFLYQPGLDSRTWFKHVVFAPGLWTGYAGATFPGIVEAYNEKDKKAVEKWTGIIIKAVEDATKLLEE; encoded by the exons ATGCCCAGTGAGCAGACCCCGCTCATCCAGAGCGTGCCTgtcgaggagaggagggaaagaTATCCTAACACGAGA GTTCGCCGAATTTGCACTATCGCCTTGACCTCCGCTCTCTCCATTGCCGCGATTGTTTTCGTTGGATTCGCTATTGCGGGCAAGACAGTCTTCCCAATCGGCGACGACTCCAAGTCACCAAACCATGGTGGGCAGGTGCCACACTCTGGCTGGCCCGAGTCGGAAGGCATCGACTACGAGGATTTGAAGAAGACATTATTGGACACACCTGACGGAGAGAGGGCAAGGGAATGGAATCAGTACTATAGTTCTGGCCCGCATTTGGCGGGCAAGAACTTGAGTCAGGCAGA ATGGACGAGGGACAAATGGGTCGAGTTTGGCGTACACCATGCTGAGGTCGTGTCGTACGACGTCTATATCAACTATCCGCTCGATCATCGGCTTGCGTTGTTGAAAGATGGAAAGGTCGAGTTTGAGGCGACCTTGGAGGAAGATGTACTCGAGGAAGACCCCACGACGAACCTAACCGACAGAGTTCCAACTTTTCACGGCTATTCCGCGAGTGGAGATGTCACGGCACCATACGTCTTCGCCAACTACGGAACGTATCAAGACTACGAAGACCTGGTCGACGCTGGCATCGACATTAAGGGCAAGATAATCCTGGTCAAGTATGGCGGTATCTTCAGAGGCTTGAAAGTCAAGCGAGCATCGGAGCTTGGTGCTATTGGTGTTATTATCTACGACGATCctggcgaagatggcgagatCACTGAAGAAAAAGGCTTGAAGCCATACCCCGATGGACCAGCAAGAAATCCAAGTTCTGTTCAGAGAGGTAGTGTGGAGTATCTGT CCGTCGCTCCTGGAGACCCAACTACCATTGGCTACCCATCGAAACCGGGAACTCCTCGTCAGTCTACGGACGGCAAGATTCCAGACATTCCATCACTGCCAATCAGTTACGCTGAAGCTCTGCCATTGCTCAAAGCACTGAACGGCCACGGGCcaaaagcatcttctttcAACAAGTACTGGCACAAGGGCGGCCTTGGCTACAAAGGCGTGGAATACAACATCGGACCAACTCCAGACTCGATCACGATCAACATGATGAACAAGCAGGAGTACGTGACCACTCCTCTTTGGAACGCCATCGGCGTCATCAATGGCACTGTTTCTGACGAGGTGATTGTCATTGGCAACCATCGAGATGCCTGGATCGCAGGAGGCGCAGGAGATCCCAACTCCGGCTCAGCGGCTCTCAACGAAGTCATCCGCTCTTTCGGCGTAGCCCTCAAAGCAGGCTGGAAACCCCACCGAACGATCGTCTTCGCAAGCTGGGATGGTGAAGAGTACGGCCTCATTGGCAGCACCGAGTGGGTGGAGGAGTACCTTCCCTGGCTCTCGGCGTCCACCATCGCCTACATCAACGTTGACGTCGGCGCTCGCGGCCCTCACTTCGCCACCGCCGCGGCTCCGGTTTTGAACAAGGCTATCTACGAGGTCACCAGCCAAGTACAGTCTCCAAACCAGACCGTCGAGGGCCAGACTGTCCGCGATACCTGGAACGGACACATTGATACCATGGGTTCCGGCAGCGACTTCACCGCCTTCCAGGACTTTGCCGGCATCCCGTCCATTGATGTCGGGTTCGCCTCTAGTCGTTCTGACCCTGTATACCACTATCACTCCAACTACGACTCGTTCCACTGGATGGATAAATACGGCGACCCGGGCTTCCAATACCACATGACAATGGCCAAGATCATCGCTCTGCTCGCGGCGAAGCTGGTCGAGGAGCCCGTCGTGCAGTTCAATGCCACAGACTATGCGCTGGGCTTGAACAAGTACCTCTCCAGCCTGGAAAAGTCCATCTCCACAACTTCCATGTCCAAGTCGCCCCTCAGGAAACTTGAAAAGTCGATCGACGCCTTCCTCAAGACGTCCATCGCTTTCGACGCCCACGCCGCTAAGCTCTCGTCTCAACTTCGTTCACACTCCTCGTCCGCAAGACGCAAGCACAAGCTGTACAGGAAAGTTCGCGCGTTGAACACGAAGTACAAGCTCCTCGAGCGGCAGTTCTTGTATCAACCGGGCCTGGACAGTCGAACGTGGTTCAAGCATGTCGTGTTCGCTCCAGGTTTGTGGACTGGATATGCAGGGGCTACGTTTCCGGGTATTGTGGAGGCTTACAatgagaaggacaagaaggcggtggagaagtGGACAGGGATCATCATCAAGGCTGTGGAGGATGCGACGAAGTTGTTGGAGGAGTGA